From the genome of Haloplanus vescus:
AGCGACGGGCAGTCGTCGCGCGGACGATGGCCCGCGTCGAGCGTCTCCGCGGGTTGGAGTTCGAATCGCGAGTGCCGGTGGACGTGGTCGACAGAGAGACCTACCTCGCCCGCGAGAACGTGACGGCGACGGCGTGGGACGAACAGGTGTGGGAGGCGCTCTTGCTCGTGGGGGAGAATCGGTCGGTCGAGGGCGTCTTCGAGTCGTTCTACGGCGCGTCGGTGCAGGGGTCGTACCTGCCGAGTGAGGACCGCATCGTGGTGGTGAGCGAGTCGGAGACGCCGACGATAGACCGCGAAACGCTGGCGCACGAACTCGTCCACGCCCTGCAGGACCAGCAGTTCGGCTTCGACCGCGGGAACCGAACCCGCGACGCGCGCCTCGGCTATCGAGGCTTGATAGAGGGCGACGCGGGGTACGTCGAAGACCTGTACGCGGAGCGATGCGAGGCGTCGTGGTCGTGTCTGCCCCGCCCCGAGAGCGGTCCGGGTGGGAGCCTCGACGACAATATGGGCGTCTACGTCGCCGCGTACCAACCCTACTCCGACGGCCCGGCCTTCGTCCACCACCTCCGCCAGCGAGGGGGGTGGGAAGCGGTGAACGACGCGTACGCGAACCCGCCGACGAGTTCGACGCAGGTCATCCACCCGGAGCGCTACCCCGACTGGTCGCCAGCGTCGGTCCGGATTCAGAACCGGTCGAGCGGCGACTGGCACCGGTTCGACCGGTCGCCCGCGGGGACGACGGTTGGCGAGGCGTCGCTGTTCGCCACCGTGTGGGCCAACGGCGGGACCGACGTGTTCCACCTCCAGCGACCGACCCGCCCCTACCGCGCGTACAACTACACGCACGACGTGACAGCGGGGTGGGCGGGCGACCGACTCGTCCCCTATCGGAACGAGACGGGGGCGACGGGCTACGTCCTCCAGATAGAGTGGGCGACCGAGGGCGACGCCGCGGAGTTCGCCATCGCGTACCGCGACCTGCTTCGGACGCGCCGCGGCGCGGAGCGTCGCGGCGAGAACGTCTTGGTCGTCCCCGCAGGTCCGTACGCGGACGCCTTCCGCGTCGAGCAGTCGGGGACGACGGTGACCATCGTGAACGCGCCGACCGTGACGGCGCTCGATTCGGTTCACGCGCGATGAAGACGAATCCTCTTCGACGGGGGGTATCGAACGAACGGACTTTTCACGAGCGGGGGCAAAACGGGCGTCAATGCCACCGTTCGACATCGTCGGTCCCGACGCCATCCGCGACGGGACGGCGACCGACGCGTATTTCTCGCGGACGGAGACGACGCTTCGACACGCCGAGCGGAACCCGACCGTCGTCGCGGAAGTGACGGCCGACCAGTTCCCCGACGGCGACTTCGAACTGTTCGCGGGCGTGAAAGACGCTGCGTCGCTGCTCTCGGGGCTGGACGTCGACGTCGACGCGATGTGCGAGGGACAGCTGTTCGACGGCGGCCCCGTCCTCCGCATCGAGGGGTCGTATCTGGAGTTCGCCCGCTTCGAAACCTCACTACTCGGCTTCCTCTCGCACGCCAGCGGCATGGCGACGAACGCGCTGGAGGCACGGCGGGCCGCCCCCGACTCGACGGTGCTCTCCTTCGGCGCGCGGCACGTCCACCCGTCGATTGCGGCGACGGTCGAGCGGAGCGCGTTGCTCGCCGGCTTCGACGGCTTCTCGCACGTCGCGGCGGGGGACGTGCTCGGCCGAGAAGCGGGCGGGACGATGCCCCACGCGCTCCTCATCTGTTTCGGGCGCGGAGAGCAGGAGCGAGCGTGGCGGGCGTTCGACGAGGCCGTCGCCCCCGACGTGCCGCGGGTGGCGCTCTGTGACACCTACAGCGACGAGGTTGACGAGGTGTTGCGCGCCGTCGAGACGCTGGGCGACGACCTGGATAGCGTCCGCATCGACACGACGGGGTCGCGCCGGGGCGACCTCAAACACATCGTCCGCGAGGTGCGCTGGGAACTCAACGCGCGCGGGCACGGCGACATCGACGTGTTCGTGAGCGGCGGCCTCGGCCCCGCGGAACTGCGCCACCTGCGTGACGTAGCGGACGGGTTCGGCGTCGGCGGCCACGTCTCGAACGCCGACCCGGTGGACTTCGCCCTCGACATCGTCGAAGTCGACGGCGAACCCGCGGCCAAGCGGGGGAAACTCTCGGGGACCAAGCAGGTGTATCGGACGCCGGACGGCGGCCACCACGTCGGCCTCGCGGCGCGCGAGGGACCGGAGGGGGGTGAGCCGCTGCTCGAACCGCTGATTCGCGACGGCGAGGTGGTTCGGGAGTTCGATTTGGACGCGGCGACAACGCGAGCGCTGGCCGACGCCGAAGCTGTCGGGTTCGGAACGGACGCGTAGAATCGGCGCGACCGACTACAGCTGTTCGACGCTGCCGCCGTCTGCGCGCTCGCGGAAGACCTGTCCCTCGAACAGCGTAATCATAGTGTCCTCGTCCTGCCACGCGACGGGCGAGATGCCGGCTTTGCGGCAGGCGTGCGTGAGGAACTGCTCTTCGTTCCAGTCGTTCTCGACGGGAAGCGTGGGGTACATCCACGCGTGTTGCCCGTTGGCGTCGATGGCGACGCCGTGGGTTCCGAGGTCGATGTCGGCGAGGGGGTCGCTGGTGAGGACGTGATTACAGACGATACAGACGGAGATGTTGAGGCTCTCGAGTTCGGGGGGTTCGACTTCGGAGCCACAGGAGTCACCGGAAGCGGCGGTGATGGCCGCGTCGACGATGGCGTGGCCGAGTTGGTCGGAGCCGCGATACGCACCGGCACAGCCGCGGAGACGACCACGGCCGCGTGTGGAGGTGATGCGGACGAACGCCCCGGTGCGGGCGTAGAATGCGTCTCGCATGCTTCCCGGTTGTTCGCGCTGGCCTTGAAGCACGTATGCCTCGACGGCTTCACGAGCCAGTTCGACCGCTCGGGCCCCATCGTCGTAAGAAAGGTGTACCGGCTGCGCCTCGGACATACCTGTTCCTCGCTCCGAACGGACTTGAAGGCTTCCTTTCCGACGGGAACGACCGTGATGAATTCTAGCCGAGGGGTTCGGGGCGAGCGCCCCGAGCGAAGTCGCGGGCGCCAACGGGTGAGGCGTCCGATAGTGTTATTCGAGCGCCCGATCTACCGACGAGTGGCAGAGAGAGCCCGGCTTCCGTGCCCGCGGCGTTCGCGCCGGGGCATGAGGAAAGTCCCCCCACCGTCCGGACAGGTGACCGGGCGCAAGCCCGGAGTCGGAGACGGCTGGCTCTGGAACAGAAACGAGACCACTCGGCCCGACCGATGAGGTGCGCGAACCCGAGCGCAAGCGAGGGGAGTCGACCCACCGAGGGCAGGGAGGCGCGACGCGTCTCCGCGGCACGTGGCTCTGCCGCGTGCCTTCGGGACACCCGTCCCGCGACGGCCGAGAACGGATGGAACGGCGAATCCTCACCGGTGCAAGTCCGCCTCGCCAAGGTAGTCCGGACGCGGAGGTGGACGCTCAGCCGAATGCCGGTCGAACAGAAGGGGGCTTACTCCTCTCAGCCAGTTACGCCTCGAGCCACTGCTGTAGTCCCGGATAGTCCGCGATGAGGCCGTCGGCACCCGCCGCGACGGCGTCACGTGCCTCGCGCCACGTCCGAAGCGTCCAGACGTTGCACGTGCGGTCGATATCCACGCCGCCGCGAACCGCCGCGAGCGACGCGTGAATCGCCGTCGCGTCGTAGCGGTCGGCGAGCGTCCGGCCCACGTCGAGGCGCCGACAGAGTGGGGCAAGCGCGGCGTCGGCATCGCGGGCACGGACCGCCGCGAGTGCCCCCTCGCAAAAGGAGGAGAAGCGCACGTCTCGGTCCCCGAGCGTGTCACACACCCGATCAACGAAGGGTTGCCATCGCTCGCGGGCGGCGTCGCGGTCAGCGGGGGGAAGCGGGCCGCGACAGACGGACTCGCCGGGGCGCTTCAGTTCTATGTCAAGCGGCACCGTTGTCTCCGCACACAGGCGGGCGAGCGTAGGAACGCGTTCGCCGCTACCGTACACGCTCGCGGCCGTCACCGTCTCGGGTGACAGGTCGTGCACGGCGCCAGAGCCGTCGGTGACGCCGCGACTCTCGCCGTCGTCGTCGAGGTGGGCGTCGTGAAAGACGACGGGCGTCCCGTCCGCGCAGGCGACGACGTCGATTTCGACGCGGTCGGCGCCCGCGGCGCTCGCGGCGCGGACGGCGCCGACGGTGTTCTCCGGGTTGACGCCCGCGAACCCGCGGTGGGCGATGGTCGTCGTCACGACTCGAAGCCGTCCGCCCAGCGGAACAGACCGTCGCGCTGGATTACCTCGCCGTCGACGAGGAGGCGCGACCCCTCGTCCATCCGCGTGATGAGGTCGGTGTGGACGGCACTCTCGTTGCCCGACTCGCCCGCGGGGAGGCAGGCGTCGTACGCCCGGCCGATGGCGAGGTGGACGGTCCCTGCCATCTTCTCGTCGAAGAGAACGCTGTCGGTCGGTCGGGTGATGCCGCGGTTCATCCCGACGCCGAGTTCGCCGAGGCGTCGGGCGCCCGCGTCGGTGTCGAGGAGGGCGGCGAGGGCGTCTTCGCCCTCCGCGGCGCTGAAGTCGACGACTTGTCCGTCCTCGAAGACGAGGCGCGCGTCGCGGAGGCGCCGACCCTGTACGGTGATGGGCACGTCGAAGGTGACGTGACCCTCGGCGTCGGCGGGCGCGGTGAACACCTCGCCGCTGGGGAGGTTGTGGGAGTCGTAGGCGACGCTCGCGGCGCTGTTGACGGCGGTTCGGTTCTCGATGGAGAGGGTCAGGTCGGTGTCTTCGGTGACCAGACGGACCTCGCTCCCGGCGTCGAGGACGTCTTTCAACTGCCCCATCTCGTCGGCGAGCGACTCCCAGTCGCGGAGGACGGCGTCGTAGACGAAGTCCTGATAGGCCTCGTAGGACATCCCGGCGGCTTGGGCGAGCGAGCGCGTAGGGTGGACTGTCGACACCCAGTCGGTCGCCATGCGGGCCTCGCGGGCGTCTTCGCGGGCGCGGGCGTACGCCCCCTGTCTCTCGCCGGGCACGTCGGCGGTAGCGGTGGTGTTGCGGCCGCCGCCGAGCGAGAGGTACACGTCAGCTTCCTCGTAGAGGGCGCGTTCGGCGTCGGGCGTGGCGAACTCGTCGTCGTGGGCGCGGAGGTACGCCCGCGTCACCTCGTCGGAGCCGTAGGTGGCGAGGAGTGTCGCGCCGCGGGCGCCGAGTTCGGCGGCGACGGCGACGGCCAGGTCGTGGGCGCCTTCGGCGACACGCATCACCACCTCGTCGCCGGGGTCGACCCGGGCGCTCCAGTCGACGAGCGTCTCGGCGTGTGCACGAATACGGTCGTCCATACGCAGAGGAGATGGGGGAGGGGCAAAAGAGCGCGGGGGGGACAGTCGCCGGAACCGGCGAACCACAACCACTACCTCCCGGCGCGTCGCAGGGTGTGCCATGCAACTGGGCGTTATCGGTCTGGGTCGGATGGGACAAATCGTCGTGGAGCGAACGCTGGCGGCGGGACACGACGTCGTCGCGTTCGACATCGACGAGGAAGCGGTGGCGACGGCGGCGGACGCCGGCGCCGAACCCGCGGACTCGATTCCCGACCTCTGTGACCGACTCGGCTCGGAGAAGCGAATCTGGCTGATGGTGCCGGCGGGCGACGCCGTCGACGCGGCGCTAGAGGAACTCGAACCCCACGTCGACGAGGACGACATCGTCGTCGACGGCGGCAACTCTCACTTCGAGGACTCGACGCGTCGGGCGGAGGCGACAGCGGCCGCCTACCTCGACTGCGGGACAAGCGGTGGGCCCGCGGGCGCCGAACTGGGCTTCTCGCTGATGGTCGGCGGGCCGGAGGCGGCCTACGCCGAACTGGCGCCGGTCTTCGACGCGGTGGCGACGGGGCCGGACGGTCACGACCGCATGGGGCCGGCGGGGTCGGGTCACTACGTGAAGATGGTCCACAACGGCGTGGAGTACGCGCTGATGCAGGCCTACGGAGAGGGGTTCGAACTGCTCCACGAGGGGCGGTACGACCTTGACCTCGAAGCCGTCGCCCGGACGTGGAACAACGGCGCCGTCATCCGCTCGTGGCTGCTCGAACTCTGTGAGGAGGCGTTCCGCGAGGAGGGGACGGACCTCGGGGACGTGGCCGACCACGTCGCTGGCGGGTCGACAGGGACGTGGACGGTCCAAGAGGCGCTGGAACGCGAGGTGCCGGTGCCGCTCATCCACCAGGCGCTCGCGGAGCGGTTCGCCTCGCGGCGCGACCGCTTCTCGCGGCGCTTGGCCAACCGCCTGCGCTACGGATTCGGACGCCACGAGGTCGCTCGCGAGGACTGACGACCCGGCCGCAGCGCGGTAATCACAATTACCTTAACCCCCGAATCCGTAGCGCCGACCATGGTCGAGGTTAACTTGGTGGGTCTGGGGGCGGGTGCGCTCCTGACGCTCACCGCCGTCGCGCTCCACCTGTCGAAGGGGACGGGGTGGACGCCCACCACGGACATCAGCCAAGAGGTGCTCGAACACCGGGCCGAATCGGTGCCGGAGACGGAGTTCCCGGAGCCGATGAACCGCGCCATCGGCGCCGGTGGCGGCGGCGCCGTCCCTGCGGGTGGCGCCGGCGAAGACGGTGCCGAACTCGAAGGCGGGGCCGAGAGTGCCGAGGAAGCAGGTCCGTGGGACCTCTCCGACGACGAGGCCGACACCTTCGAAATCGAGTACGCGAAAGAAGGGTCGACGGTCGAAGTCAAAGAGAACGAGACGGTCCTCGAAGCCGGCGAAGACGAGGGCTGGGACATGCCCTACGCCTGCCGACAGGGCCAGTGTGTCTCGTGTGCCGGACAGATCACCTCCGGCGGTAACGCCGAAGACTACGTCGTCCACGACGACCAGCAGATGCTCGACGACAACGAACTCGGCGACGGCTACACGCTCACCTGCGTCGCGTACCCGAAAGACGACTTCACCATCGAGACGGGCGAAGCGCCCTAATCGACGCCGTCGCTCGCGACTGTTTTTCCGACCTGCGTCCGCAAAATATCGTGACGCCCGACGCCGTCAGTCCGCCGTGGGCGTCGCTTCGCTGTCGACGGCGTCGTCCTCGGCGAGTGTCGCCAGTCCGTCCACCGCCAGCGCGACAAAGGCCGCCTTGCTAATCAGGTCGAGGTAGGCGATGACGAGCATCGTCATGTCGCGGGTGAGCAGGCTGATGCCCGACGGGGCGAGAATCCAGACGACGGGGTAGAGCGTCCACAGCGCGATGGTGAGGTTGCGGAGCGTGATGAAGAGTGTGCGGGTGCGCTCGTTCGAGAACGTCGCCTGCCGCGGAATGCGGCCGTAGAGCTCGTACACGAGGACGCCGAACGCGAAGACACCGCCCGCGAACGCGATCCAGCGAATCGGGCCAGCGATGACGACGGCGACGGCGCCGAGGACGAGTAAGAGCACGTCGGCGACGATGAGGCGGAGCAGCGACCCGCGGCCGGTTTCGCCGAGCATCGCTAGGAAGAGGAGGATGAGCGGCGTCGTAATCAGCCAGTCGACGTAGCGGGGAATGGAGACGACACGGCCCGAGGCCGACACCGCCCCGATGTCGAACGCCATCAGGGTGTAGGCCACGGCGGCGACGCCCGTCACCCCCGCGAGGACGAGATAGTGCGTCCGTCGGTCGGGGTCGGTTCGCCACCCCCAGAGGGGTGGGAGCGTTCCGAGCGCCATGCCGATGGCGCCGAGCGTCGCCCACGTCGTAGTCGTTCCGAGCATAGTTATCGTGCCTCCGTGTCGCGGCCGCCGTCACCGACGGCGTCTGCGCGCGTGCCGCCGGTCGCGGTCGGTGCGTCGGTGTCGCCGACGTCGAAGCCGGCGAGTCGTTCGCGAAGCCGAGTGGCCCGCCGCGTGAGTTCGTCCGCGGCGTCGTCCACCTCGGTGATAGTCCGCTCCTGTCGGTCTGCCGTCTCCGTCACGCTGCTCGCCTGCTCTGCGGTCTGTTTGCTGATTGCGGCCACCTCGTCGAGGTTCTCCACCACTCGCTCGGTGGAGTCGGCCTGACCGTCGGTGGCGTCAGCGATGCCCTGGATGCTGGAGTCGATTTCCTCGACGTAGTCGGCGATGCGTTCGAGGGCGTCGATGGCACCCTCCACCGTCTCGACGCCTTCGTCGACGCGCTGGCTCGTCTCCTGTGTGCCCTCGACGACCTGCTCGGTGCGTTCGCGGACGGATTCGATGCGCGCCTCGATTTCGCTCGCGGACTCCTTGGTCTCCTCGGCGAGGTTCTTCACCTCGTCGGCGACGACCGCGAAGCCGTCAGCGTCGCCCACCTCGCCGTTGGCGTGGGCGGCTTCGATGGAGGCGTTGAGCGCGAGCAGGTTGGTCTGCTCGGCGATGTCGGAGATGACGTCGACGATTTCGCCGATTTCGTCCATCTCGTCTTTGAGCGCCTCGACTTCGGCCTGCGTGTGGTCGGTCATCCCCTCGATGCTGTCGAGTTCGTCGACGGCCGCCTCGGCGGCGGCGCGGCCGTCGTCGCCCGCGTCGGCCGCGCGCTCGGAGGTGTCGGCGACGGTGTCGACGGTCGCTGCAATCTCCTCGGCGCTCGCCGAGAGGTCGTTCACTTCGCCGGTCATGTCCTGCAGGCTCTCGGTCTGCGTGCGGGCACCGTCGGCGATTTCGCCGACCGCATCGTTCATCTCCTCGCCCGCGGCCATGACGTCGGTGGCGTTCTGGTCGACCGCTTCGGCGGCCGTCGCCACCTCGGCGCTGAACGCGGTGACCTCCTGGATGGTCGACTGGATGGCGGCGACCATGTCGTTGAACGCCCGGCCGATGGTAGCCATAGCGTCGTTCTCGTCTTGCACGTCGATGCGGCGGGTGAGGTCGCCGTCGGCCACGTCTCGCATCACCTCGCCGTAGGCTTCGG
Proteins encoded in this window:
- a CDS encoding Hvo_1808 family surface protein translates to MHARTVLLAVLVVLAGCGGTTGTDATTTTTEPPTSADTTTPTATTTPAHPAFDDPETDRLGWEHGYWYDEPLAVNATDGLNESERRAVVARTMARVERLRGLEFESRVPVDVVDRETYLARENVTATAWDEQVWEALLLVGENRSVEGVFESFYGASVQGSYLPSEDRIVVVSESETPTIDRETLAHELVHALQDQQFGFDRGNRTRDARLGYRGLIEGDAGYVEDLYAERCEASWSCLPRPESGPGGSLDDNMGVYVAAYQPYSDGPAFVHHLRQRGGWEAVNDAYANPPTSSTQVIHPERYPDWSPASVRIQNRSSGDWHRFDRSPAGTTVGEASLFATVWANGGTDVFHLQRPTRPYRAYNYTHDVTAGWAGDRLVPYRNETGATGYVLQIEWATEGDAAEFAIAYRDLLRTRRGAERRGENVLVVPAGPYADAFRVEQSGTTVTIVNAPTVTALDSVHAR
- a CDS encoding nicotinate phosphoribosyltransferase, with the translated sequence MPPFDIVGPDAIRDGTATDAYFSRTETTLRHAERNPTVVAEVTADQFPDGDFELFAGVKDAASLLSGLDVDVDAMCEGQLFDGGPVLRIEGSYLEFARFETSLLGFLSHASGMATNALEARRAAPDSTVLSFGARHVHPSIAATVERSALLAGFDGFSHVAAGDVLGREAGGTMPHALLICFGRGEQERAWRAFDEAVAPDVPRVALCDTYSDEVDEVLRAVETLGDDLDSVRIDTTGSRRGDLKHIVREVRWELNARGHGDIDVFVSGGLGPAELRHLRDVADGFGVGGHVSNADPVDFALDIVEVDGEPAAKRGKLSGTKQVYRTPDGGHHVGLAAREGPEGGEPLLEPLIRDGEVVREFDLDAATTRALADAEAVGFGTDA
- a CDS encoding TIGR00296 family protein; the protein is MSEAQPVHLSYDDGARAVELAREAVEAYVLQGQREQPGSMRDAFYARTGAFVRITSTRGRGRLRGCAGAYRGSDQLGHAIVDAAITAASGDSCGSEVEPPELESLNISVCIVCNHVLTSDPLADIDLGTHGVAIDANGQHAWMYPTLPVENDWNEEQFLTHACRKAGISPVAWQDEDTMITLFEGQVFRERADGGSVEQL
- a CDS encoding glycerophosphodiester phosphodiesterase, with translation MTTTIAHRGFAGVNPENTVGAVRAASAAGADRVEIDVVACADGTPVVFHDAHLDDDGESRGVTDGSGAVHDLSPETVTAASVYGSGERVPTLARLCAETTVPLDIELKRPGESVCRGPLPPADRDAARERWQPFVDRVCDTLGDRDVRFSSFCEGALAAVRARDADAALAPLCRRLDVGRTLADRYDATAIHASLAAVRGGVDIDRTCNVWTLRTWREARDAVAAGADGLIADYPGLQQWLEA
- a CDS encoding aminopeptidase, which translates into the protein MDDRIRAHAETLVDWSARVDPGDEVVMRVAEGAHDLAVAVAAELGARGATLLATYGSDEVTRAYLRAHDDEFATPDAERALYEEADVYLSLGGGRNTTATADVPGERQGAYARAREDAREARMATDWVSTVHPTRSLAQAAGMSYEAYQDFVYDAVLRDWESLADEMGQLKDVLDAGSEVRLVTEDTDLTLSIENRTAVNSAASVAYDSHNLPSGEVFTAPADAEGHVTFDVPITVQGRRLRDARLVFEDGQVVDFSAAEGEDALAALLDTDAGARRLGELGVGMNRGITRPTDSVLFDEKMAGTVHLAIGRAYDACLPAGESGNESAVHTDLITRMDEGSRLLVDGEVIQRDGLFRWADGFES
- the gnd gene encoding phosphogluconate dehydrogenase (NAD(+)-dependent, decarboxylating): MQLGVIGLGRMGQIVVERTLAAGHDVVAFDIDEEAVATAADAGAEPADSIPDLCDRLGSEKRIWLMVPAGDAVDAALEELEPHVDEDDIVVDGGNSHFEDSTRRAEATAAAYLDCGTSGGPAGAELGFSLMVGGPEAAYAELAPVFDAVATGPDGHDRMGPAGSGHYVKMVHNGVEYALMQAYGEGFELLHEGRYDLDLEAVARTWNNGAVIRSWLLELCEEAFREEGTDLGDVADHVAGGSTGTWTVQEALEREVPVPLIHQALAERFASRRDRFSRRLANRLRYGFGRHEVARED
- a CDS encoding 2Fe-2S iron-sulfur cluster-binding protein, whose amino-acid sequence is MVEVNLVGLGAGALLTLTAVALHLSKGTGWTPTTDISQEVLEHRAESVPETEFPEPMNRAIGAGGGGAVPAGGAGEDGAELEGGAESAEEAGPWDLSDDEADTFEIEYAKEGSTVEVKENETVLEAGEDEGWDMPYACRQGQCVSCAGQITSGGNAEDYVVHDDQQMLDDNELGDGYTLTCVAYPKDDFTIETGEAP
- a CDS encoding bacteriorhodopsin, whose translation is MLGTTTTWATLGAIGMALGTLPPLWGWRTDPDRRTHYLVLAGVTGVAAVAYTLMAFDIGAVSASGRVVSIPRYVDWLITTPLILLFLAMLGETGRGSLLRLIVADVLLLVLGAVAVVIAGPIRWIAFAGGVFAFGVLVYELYGRIPRQATFSNERTRTLFITLRNLTIALWTLYPVVWILAPSGISLLTRDMTMLVIAYLDLISKAAFVALAVDGLATLAEDDAVDSEATPTAD
- a CDS encoding methyl-accepting chemotaxis protein — encoded protein: MGLPVLNRFRRRYGLKLAVAFAVVLLLTVGVGAAVSVDASAQLRDDVQQRMTETADQRAERVDAWLTGVTTQARVAADHPALRSDDSAAVSAYLTDVSSPDRAPPDLVATHYVDADSGEVLASSDADFVGTDARVAQSSFDGADDVVVTDPARSERVDSSTVSVATPVDGRSDRLLVYVVDFGGHVSALTDGAESSQTAVVGTDGTVFAHPDSSRLGSAAEATSTVVPDGAFDGATFTTTDEQAVAAAPMDSTGWAVVVVQPSSAAFAVQRAVVSGILGLILVAVISLVLIGVTIGSRTTLSLRRLSGKAEAMANGDLDVTLRTGRTDEIGQLYRAFDEMRASLRERIREAETARTEAEQARAEAEQARAEATETNERLERTAEAYGEVMRDVADGDLTRRIDVQDENDAMATIGRAFNDMVAAIQSTIQEVTAFSAEVATAAEAVDQNATDVMAAGEEMNDAVGEIADGARTQTESLQDMTGEVNDLSASAEEIAATVDTVADTSERAADAGDDGRAAAEAAVDELDSIEGMTDHTQAEVEALKDEMDEIGEIVDVISDIAEQTNLLALNASIEAAHANGEVGDADGFAVVADEVKNLAEETKESASEIEARIESVRERTEQVVEGTQETSQRVDEGVETVEGAIDALERIADYVEEIDSSIQGIADATDGQADSTERVVENLDEVAAISKQTAEQASSVTETADRQERTITEVDDAADELTRRATRLRERLAGFDVGDTDAPTATGGTRADAVGDGGRDTEAR